The following proteins are co-located in the Spea bombifrons isolate aSpeBom1 chromosome 3, aSpeBom1.2.pri, whole genome shotgun sequence genome:
- the COMMD2 gene encoding COMM domain-containing protein 2 isoform X2: MQTELGIQARKLLKGASRNIVGEFGRIAVEFLRKGSNPKVYEGAARKLDVSSTSIQQAVDGLTYLLTESSKLMISEIDFQDSVLVLGFPEELNKVLLQFYLDNRKEIRKILSELEPSLPHYHNMEWRLDVQLASRSLRHQIKPTVTMKLHLKQDEDVSTKVLQTDPATLLHLIQELEQALAEMKTNHCRRIVRNIK; this comes from the exons ATGCAAACAGAACTCGGCATACAGGCACGGAAACTGCTGAAAGGAGCAAGCAGAAATA TTGTAGGAGAATTTGGCCGAATAGCTGTAGAATTTCTAAGAAAAGGATCTAATCCCAAAGTGTATGAAGGAGCAGCAC GAAAGCTGGATGTTAGCAGCACATCTATCCAACAGGCTGTGGATGGCCTTACATACCTTCTCACTGAGAGCTCCAAGCTTATG ATTTCTGAGATTGATTTTCAGGACTCAGTGCTTGTTTTGGGCTTCCCAGAGGAACTGAATAAAGTTCTGCTCCAGTTCTACCTGGACAACCGGAAGGAGATACGGAAAATTCTTAGTGAACTGGAACCATCCCTTCCTCATTATCACAATATGGAATGGCGGTTGGATGTTCAG CTTGCAAGCAGAAGCCTGAGGCATCAGATAAAGCCCACAGTCACCATGAAGCTACACCTCAAACAAGATGAAGATGTCAGTACTAAAGTATTGCAGACTGATCCTGCCACGTTACTCCATCTCATCCAGGAACTGGAACAAGCTCTTGCAGAAATGAAGACCAATCACTGCCGACGAATAGTTCGCAATATCAAGTAG
- the COMMD2 gene encoding COMM domain-containing protein 2 isoform X1, translating into MLLVLSDEHREHLRILTQVDSAVVGEFGRIAVEFLRKGSNPKVYEGAARKLDVSSTSIQQAVDGLTYLLTESSKLMISEIDFQDSVLVLGFPEELNKVLLQFYLDNRKEIRKILSELEPSLPHYHNMEWRLDVQLASRSLRHQIKPTVTMKLHLKQDEDVSTKVLQTDPATLLHLIQELEQALAEMKTNHCRRIVRNIK; encoded by the exons aTGTTGTTGGTTCTGAGCGACGAACACCGGGAGCACCTGCGCATCCTTACCCAGGTGGACAGCGCGG TTGTAGGAGAATTTGGCCGAATAGCTGTAGAATTTCTAAGAAAAGGATCTAATCCCAAAGTGTATGAAGGAGCAGCAC GAAAGCTGGATGTTAGCAGCACATCTATCCAACAGGCTGTGGATGGCCTTACATACCTTCTCACTGAGAGCTCCAAGCTTATG ATTTCTGAGATTGATTTTCAGGACTCAGTGCTTGTTTTGGGCTTCCCAGAGGAACTGAATAAAGTTCTGCTCCAGTTCTACCTGGACAACCGGAAGGAGATACGGAAAATTCTTAGTGAACTGGAACCATCCCTTCCTCATTATCACAATATGGAATGGCGGTTGGATGTTCAG CTTGCAAGCAGAAGCCTGAGGCATCAGATAAAGCCCACAGTCACCATGAAGCTACACCTCAAACAAGATGAAGATGTCAGTACTAAAGTATTGCAGACTGATCCTGCCACGTTACTCCATCTCATCCAGGAACTGGAACAAGCTCTTGCAGAAATGAAGACCAATCACTGCCGACGAATAGTTCGCAATATCAAGTAG